Proteins co-encoded in one Gossypium arboreum isolate Shixiya-1 chromosome 11, ASM2569848v2, whole genome shotgun sequence genomic window:
- the LOC108471231 gene encoding meiosis-specific protein ASY3-like — MEVDVRQSLREDQMSDCRSFGSNFHPSSQSRKISIGVMVDYLAKRKPGRTKEDQDKRANAERIKPSIGISLEGKNKGDAVTTSEGKQTEDAGKVKSPWITPRSLHRKALAPETASLREETSNPRQKKLNTAEDVPETYSFPCSPNQNFNAHNIGSKQNKFDGLINGFANQRKGRKDGNSQRVEELNFANASKDKVELKHKAGNTQNIQTETLKQKLQELFGTVSSPKSLQSSLQSHKVTANNSKQERSADHVVDTAVKPRQNSVTVEIVSDNPNKTVKTPVTCPLIQKRSPAKVQLANTKIGLSSKQKHGDSIFSVGVGRSAKLDGTVNGGSLLPRKRKTAKKSSKIDPHQVCFPEENTADEIKQTTYRTETPPPAKLAGTVNGGSLLPQKKGTEKKSSKIDPHQFCFPEENNADEIKQTTYRSETPLPSEKTSILGNKIESLLDSFSEKGSENFEKVQEKDTFHPPLTNERNQQSNFDNPPSPEKGDKQEDEGNTSLTNFVQTQDDIRSPTFGFKTPILNTSASPTPKIVEIEQGTCSPVPFERGLTIGNFGSFRTFQTSGPFSTSNAESQSPEDTGKHTNSSLGEPMPGKETIDAVNEHFESSSASEQQWSGNFEEGSPIIKNYDCHRENLTSPETVISEKPNFVYCPIKRLRNEDVKLSQLSPTSSSPKEGAGIGESYWFQEHLEQDQEDELTRAITLLALALETFKRKIDSSTTKKSTEILMSISEEMKSMLLNAEAQIESDVGKLTSLSKTKRKRLETRLQEQQELLKLILEKFKEDIHRHLLDCSSILEGMEAHQNELKGTMKKQKVSHQKLLMHAEETAKIQLNNAEKRIKAVRESAREKMLQLKHVIAECLNGIC, encoded by the exons ATGGAAGTAGACGTGAGGCAAAGCTTACGAGAA GATCAGATGAGTGACTGTCGAAGTTTTGGCAGCAATTTTCATCCATCCAGCCAATCTAGAAAGATTTCGATAGGAGTTATGGTAGATTATTTAGCTAAGAGAAAACCTGGACGCACCAAGGAAGATCAGGATAAACGGGCAAATGCAGAAAGAATCAAACCTAGCATTGGAATTTCCTTAGAGGGAAAAAACAAAGGGGACGCTGTCACAACTTCTGAGGGGAAGCAAACTGAAGATGCTGGGAAGGTGAAATCTCCATGGATTACTCCCAGATCCTTGCATAGAAAGGCTCTTGCTCCAGAGACTGCCTCCTTACGGGAAGAAACTTCCAACCCTAGACAGAAGAAACTTAATACAGCGGAGGATGTGCCAGAAACATATTCATTTCCTTGTTCTCCAAACCAAAACTTTAATGCACATAATATTGGTAGCAAGCAGAATAAATTTGATGGCCTCATTAATGGCTTTGCCAACCAAAGGAAAGGCAGGAAGGATGGCAACTCACAGAGGGTGGAGGAGTTAAATTTTGCAAATGCATCAAAAGATAAAGTGGAGTTAAAGCACAAGGCAGGTAACACTCAAAACATACAAACTGAAACTTTGAAACAGAAGCTGCAGGAGCTGTTTGGCACTGTTTCTTCACCAAAAAGTCTGCAATCTAGTTTACAGTCTCATAAGGTCACCGCCAATAATTCAAAACAAGAGAGAAGTGCTGATCATGTGGTGGACACAGCTGTAAAGCCGAGACAAAATTCAGTTACTGTAGAAATTGTTTCAGACAATCCTAATAAGACTGTTAAGACGCCAGTAACCTGTCCCTTGATCCAAAAGCGATCTCCCGCAAAAGTGCAGCTTGCCAACACTAAAATTGGTTTATCCTCCAAGCAGAAACATGGAGATAGCATCTTCTCTGTTGGTGTAGGAAGATCTGCAAAGCTAGATGGTACTGTCAATGGTGGTTCATTGTTGCCCCGGAAAAGGAAAACTGCGAAGAAAAGTTCTAAAATTGATCCACATCAGGTCTGTTTTCCTGAAGAAAACACTGCAGATGAGATTAAGCAAACGACATATAGGACTGAAACTCCACCGCCTGCAAAGCTAGCTGGTACTGTCAATGGTGGTTCGTTGTTGCCCCAGAAAAAGGGAACTGAGAAGAAAAGTTCTAAAATTGATCCACATCAGTTCTGTTTTCCTGAAGAAAACAATGCAGATGAGATTAAGCAAACAACATATAGGAGTGAAACTCCACTTCCTTCAGAGAAGACTTCTATACTTGGTAATAAGATCGAAAGCCTTCTTGATTCCTTTAGTGAGAAGGGGAGTGAAAACTTTGAGAAGGTTCAAGAAAAGGACACTTTTCATCCTCCATTGACCAATGAGAGAAATCAGCAGAGTAATTTTGACAATCCACCATCACCAGAAAAAGGGGATAAACAAGAAGATGAGGGAAATACATCCTTGACGAATTTTGTACAAACACAAGATGATATCCGAAGTCCAACTTTTGGATTCAAAACACCCATTCTAAATACTTCTGCGAGCCCAACACCAAAAATTGTTGAGATAGAGCAAGGTACTTGCAGTCCTGTACCCTTTGAGAGAGGACTTACCATTGGAAATTTTGGGAGCTTCAGGACTTTCCAAACTTCTGGACCTTTTAGTACATCCAATGCAGAATCTCAGTCACCT GAAGATACAGGGAAGCATACTAATTCTTCCCTCGGGGAGCCAATGCCTGGTAAGGAAACAATTGATGCAGTAAATGAGCATTTTGAATCATCATCGGCATCAGAACAGCAGTGGTCAGGAAACTTTGAAGAAGGATCACCCATTATTAAAAACTATGATT GTCACAGAGAAAATCTGACCTCACCGGAGACTGTTATTTCTGAGAAACCAAATTTTGTGTATTGCCCAATCAAGCGGCTTCGAAATGAAGATGTCAAACTTAGTCAATTGAGTCCCACCTCATCCTCCCCAAAAG AAGGGGCAGGAATTGGAGAAAGCTATTGGTTCCAGGAACACTTGGAACAAGACCAAGAAGATGAATTGACAAG GGCTATTACATTGTTAGCTTTGGCTTTAGAAACATTTAAACGCAAAATAGACTCATCTACTACAAAGAAGTCCACCGAGATTTTGATGTCCATTTCTGAGGAGATGAAGTCAATGTTGCTGAATGCTGAGGCTCAGATTGAATCTGATGT AGGGAAATTGACTAGTCTCAGTAAAACAAAAAGGAAACGCCTGGAAACAAGATTGCAAG AGCAACAAGAACTATTGAAGCTGATACTTGAAAAGTTCAAGGAGGACATTCATCGTCATCTGTTGGATTGCAGTAGTATCCTTGAAGGGATGGAAGCTCACCAAAATGAACTAAAGGGAACCATGAAGAAACAAA AAGTGTCACACCAGAAGCTTCTCATGCATGCGGAAGAAACAGCTaaaatccaactcaataatgctGAAAAAAGAATCAAAGCTGTCCGTGAG TCGGCGAGGGAAAAGATGCTCCAGCTGAAACATGTAATAGCTGAGTGCTTGAACGGTATATGCTAA